CGGCGCGCGCGCCGACCTCGCCGGAGCGGGCTTCCTCGGCTCTGTCGTCGTCGCCGGCGGCGTCGCGCTCTGTGCGATGCTCGCGCTCCCCCGACTGCGCGCCGCGCCGGCCCGCACGTCGGCCGCGGCCGCCGGCGTCTACTACGCCGTCTCGCTCCTCGCGGTCGCGACGTTCCCCGGCGTGGCCGGCCTGTTCTCCCTGTCGCCGTCGGTCGCGCTCTGCGTGCTCGCAGTCGCGGTCGCCGCCGCGTCGGACGTGGCGACCGACCGAAAGCGTCGTTGACGGTCTGTCGGCTCCGCGGCCGTCGCACCCCGTCCTCGGTCATCAACTTTTCAACCTCGCGCACCGACTCGTCGGGCATGACACTGATTCCGCGACCGGGATGCCCGCCCGAGGTGGCGCAGCGTGACTGACGCCGCGCTCGCCGACGACGACGTGGCGGCGCTCCGAACGGCGGCCGACACCCTCCGCGGCCGACGCGAGGCGGTCGACGACATCGGCCGCGAGGAGCTTCGGACGCTCGCGTCCGCCGTCCGCGACGTGACGGAGATTCTCGACCGCTACGAGGAGCGGGCGACCGACGACCTCGAAGGCTACGTCGAGTTCCGCGAGGCACTGTCGGACCGGCTGGAGGAGGTCCCCGCCGACGTGCGCCACAGCGACGCCTTCATCGACGCCAACGAGTCGCTCACGACCGGCATCACCTCGTCGCTGTCGGCGTCCGACTTCGAGCAGGCCAGACGCGAACTGGACCCAGCCCGCGAGGAGGCGGCGCTCCTCGACGAACTGGACGAGGCGAGAGACGACTATCGGAGCGCCGGCCGGCGACTGCGGGAGCGCGCGGACGAACTCGACGCGCGAATCGACCGCCTCGAACGCGTGCGGGAACTCGGTGAGGCCGACATCGACGCGCCGGTGGACGAACTCCGCGACCCCATCGAGCGGTACGACGACGCCGTGACCGAGGCGTTCGACCGGTTCCGCGCCGAGTCATCGGCCCGCGAGGTGCTCGCGTGGCTGGCGGCCGCCGAGTCGTACCCGCTGGTCGGGACGCCCAGTCCCCCCGAGCGACTGCGCGAGTACCTCGAAACAGCCGCCATCGGGGACGAGCCGATTCCCACGCTCGTCGAGTACGCCGGCTACTCGCGGTCGAAACTCGCCCACTACGTGGGCGACCCGAAGCGGTTCGCCGCGGCCGTCGGGACGAACAAACGGTTTCTGGAGACGCTCGACGCCGACCCGCTGACCGTCTCGTGGCCGCCGGACCCCGCCGCTGAACTCCGCTGGCGGACGAAAGAACTCGTCGCCGTCGTGAGTCGGTTCGCCGCCGACGAGACGGTCGCCCGCGCCCGGGAGGTCCACGAACTGACGTACGAGGAGTCGTACGACCGCCTCCGCGACGCCGCGGTCGCCCGCGCGGAACTCACCGAAGACCAGCGTGAGCGACTCCAGCGGGGCGTCGTCGAAGAGGAGTTAGCCGACGCCCGCGAGGAGCGCGAGCGGGTCGCTGACTGCCTCGACGCGAATCCGCCGCTGGACGACTGAGCGTCGCCCGGGGCCGCGGCGGCGAGACCGGACGCCCGACGGCGACAAAAAGCACTTACCCGACTCGGCGGAACTCCCGGTAATGCGTCTCCGGAAACTCGCTCTCCTTCTCGCGGTCGTCGGTCTCGTCTGCCTCCCCGCGCCGGTGTACCTACCCGCGCTCGCGGACGCGACATCGCCGCCGCCGAAAGTCTCGAACTCGTACCGGGCCGAGACGGTCTCGCTTGCGAACCAGTCGGACATCGAGACCATCGTCAACCGGCACGGCCGTTCGGTCTCGATTTCGGTACATCAGGTGAGCCAGCGGTACTCGGCCGGCGAGTACCGCGCGCCGAACGAGACCCGCGAGACGCTGGAGGCGGCGATGCGGAACGGGACCGCCCGGACGACGGCGGCCGGCGCGCAAGTCGACCTCCGCGCCATCGCGCGGAACAACACGTACGTCCACGACGCCTACGGCGAGCGCGAGCAGTACTACCGGCTTCGCGTGCGAGAGAACGGCTCGGTCGTCACCGCGCGAAACGCCACGCTCCAGCGTGTTGCGAACTCCACCGTCGAGCGGAGCGCGTACAGCTACGTGAACCTCTCGCCGGCGGCCAGAGAGACGGTCGACAGCATCCTCCGGAACTCCTCGGACGGGGACCCCGGCTACCGGCCGCGGATGAACGACGCCTTCGTGGACCGCCTCCCGGCGCTCGTCGAAAAAGAGGGCACGCGTTACAGCATCACCGCCTACACGCACGTCGACGACTTCGGCTTCGGGGCCGCGTTCGTCGTCGGCCTCGGCGTCGCGGGCGTCGGCGCGGTCCTGATTCTCGTCGGGGGCGCGGTGTACGCTATCGCGTGGTGGCGCGAGTAGCGAGAGAAAAGCGGGGTCGAACCGCGAGACTGCGGCGCGGTTCAGGTCAGTTCAGTTCGCGTCGAGGATTTCGACGTCGAAGATGAGCGTCTCGCCCGCGAGTTCGTGGTTGAAGTCGATGCGGACCACGTCGTCGTCGGTGTGGACGATTTCGCCGAGGCCGCCCTGCTGGGTCTGGACGTACAGGCCCTCCTCGGGCTCGTCACCGAGCACTTCGCGGAGCTGTTCGGTCTCGTGCTCGCGGACGAGGTCCTCGTCGTACTCGCCGTAGGCCTTCTCCGGCGGGATTTCGATGCTCTCCTCGTCGCCGACGGACATGCCGACGAGCGCCTCGTCGAGTCCCTCGATAACGGTTCCCGCGCCGACCTCGACCGCGAGCGGCTCGTAGTCGCGGTCGGGCTGGGCCTCCGCGAGACCCTCTGCCTCGGCCACGTCCTGACGCGACGTGTCGAAAACCGTGCCGTCAGGGAGCGTTCCGACGTATTCGAGCGAAACGGAGTCGCCGGTTTCAATCGTCATACCCCGTACTCGCTGCCGGAGACAGATAAGTGACCGCACTGCCGACGAGTATGTGAGGCAGTTGTCAGTACGTCCACGACCCATCCGCCGGGAACGACGCCGTAGCTTGAACACGGCGGTCCGCGTAGCGCCCGTATGGAGTGGGACGAACGCTACCGGACCGGAACGTATCCGACCGACCCGGAGCCGTCGCCGGCGCTGCGGGCGTACCTCGACGAACTGCCAGACGGCCGCGCGCTCGACGTGGCGGCCGGCAGCGGCCGTAACGCGCTGTTTCTCGCCGCAAACGGCTACCGAGTCGACGCGCTCGACCAGTCGAGCGAGGGGTTGAGCATCATCGACGAGCGCGCCCGGGCCCGCGGATTCACCGACCGCGTGGAGACGATTCGGGCCGACGCGACGACCTACGAGTTCCCCGAGTCGACGTACGACCTCGTCACCATCAGCTACTTCCGGACGCTGGACCGCCTCGCCGACATCAAGGCGGCGCTGAAGCCCGGCGGCGTCCTGTTCTACCAGCACCACCTGCGGGCCGACCCGCCCGCGACGGTGGGGCCGAGCACCGACAGATACCGCTTCGACTCGAACGAACTGCTCCGCGCCTGCCTCGACCTCACGGTGCTGTACTACGACGAATCGACCGAACCGCGCGACGACCGGCAGTCCGCGACGGCGACGATTATCGCGCGGAACACGCGGGGTGGGGCGCAGTCGTACCCGCGGAGTAGAGCTTATAAGTAATAATTCTGATAAAATATGTGCAGCGTGATCTGGGGAGAATCCGCTGTTGTACCGAGATGACAAGAAAAACCGTATGTTGTTTCTAAATCCATTAGACAGAGATCTCCCACATAAATCCGGGTGAGAGACGTATCTAATGTGTCTTAAAAGACAACCCAGAGTAGAGTCACAACGTTTGGAAGTTTGAAATTTTATTGATACGAATTGTCAAAACGAATCCGGGCTGCGACTCCAACTCTGTGTCCGCAATGTGATAGAAATCGTATATTAAATTACTCTTCCCTCGCCAGCCGTATCGGCACCGCAGTGAACCAGTATCACAGCCGGGTTCCTACGAGGAAAGCTTCTTCGAGTCGGGGCGGGACTGAGCAGCGACCCTAACGGGATTGGCCGGTGGCTGATTGGGTTGCGCGTCGAATCACCTCCCGTGGCGGTACGCCAACGCCGCCGCGCCATCACTCGGTCGGCTCCGTCCGTTCGATTTTTATCGCTCGGAGACGGTCACACACGAATGACCGTATTAGATTGGGTCGACGAGCCGCGCATCATCGACACGCACGCCCACCAACCGACCGCGGAGTTCCTCGAAGACGCCGGCGGGGAGATGATGCGGGACGCGGCGAACAGGTTCGGCGCGGAGATGGAGACGTGGAGCTACGAGGAGATGATAGCCGAGTACCGCGAGCACGACATCGGGCGGGCGGTGCTGCTCGGGTGGGACGCCGAGACGAACACCGGGAATCCCCCAGTACCGAACGACTACGTGGCCGAGGTCAGAGACGCACACCCGGAGTTCTTCGTCGGGTTCGGGAGCGTGGACCCGCTGAAAGACGACTGCGTCGAGGAGGCGGTCCGGTGCGTCGAAGACCTCGGTCTCTCGGGGTTCAAGTTCCAGCAAATCGCACAGGGGTTCGACCCGAGCGACGACGAACACAGGGCGCTGTTCGACGCCATCGAGGACCTCGGCGTGCCGGTCGTCTTCCACGGCGGGAACTCCACGCTCGGGGCGTGCTCGCCCGGCGGCCGCGGCCTGAAAATCAAGTACGGCGACCCGATGCTCATCGACGACGTGGCCGCCGAGCACCCGGACCTCCAGATTCTCATCGCCCACCCGGCGTACCCGTGGGAAAAAGAGCAACTCGCCATCTGCCAGCAGAAGGGCAACGTCTACATGGACCTCTCGGGGTGGCTCCCGAAGTACATCGACGAGCAGGTGCTTCACTACGCCAAGACCGTCTTGCAGGACAAGGTGATGTTCGGCACCGACTACCCGATGATTCGACCGGGGCGGTGGTTCGAGTCCTTCGAGGAGCACTTCGACGCCTCCGAGGAGGTGAAGCGAAAACTCCTCTGGGAGAACGCGGAACGGTTCCTCGAGTTATAGACATGTCGGATGCGCTAGTTCAGTAACACTCAATATGTGTTCCGAACGCGTTTTCGTATGGGGATTGGGACAGTCAATATTCAGATACAGTATCGTTGGGACGGGCGATGAAGTACGAGAACCGACAGCTTACCGCGAAGCAACAGGCAATTCTCTATAAAAAGAGAGACAACCCGAACTGGTCTAACACACGTATAGCAACCGCAGTGGGGTGCTCCGATTCACACGTATCAGAGACGTTGCGTAATTACGACCCGGACAAACTCAACGACGATGGAACAATCGCGGTACCCGTTAAATCGGAAAAGGAGTCCGCAGGAGGCAGATTGAAATGGGTGGTCGCGAGTCTATGTGTCCAGTTTTGGGGCATCATGTATGCGTTTGGCGGTCCAAATAGCGGCGCAGTAAGTGGAGACCAAGCAGTACTCGTGTTTCTCTTCGCGTGGATAGTCACGCCGGTCGTAATCTTCGCTGATGCCCAGTTACAACATGCTGAACAGGTGTCCAACCGGCCAAACAGAGTCGTGTGGCCAATAGCGTCATTTTTCATACCCGTTGTCGCAT
This genomic stretch from Haloferax volcanii DS2 harbors:
- a CDS encoding FKBP-type peptidyl-prolyl cis-trans isomerase produces the protein MTIETGDSVSLEYVGTLPDGTVFDTSRQDVAEAEGLAEAQPDRDYEPLAVEVGAGTVIEGLDEALVGMSVGDEESIEIPPEKAYGEYDEDLVREHETEQLREVLGDEPEEGLYVQTQQGGLGEIVHTDDDVVRIDFNHELAGETLIFDVEILDAN
- a CDS encoding DUF7118 family protein; this encodes MTDAALADDDVAALRTAADTLRGRREAVDDIGREELRTLASAVRDVTEILDRYEERATDDLEGYVEFREALSDRLEEVPADVRHSDAFIDANESLTTGITSSLSASDFEQARRELDPAREEAALLDELDEARDDYRSAGRRLRERADELDARIDRLERVRELGEADIDAPVDELRDPIERYDDAVTEAFDRFRAESSAREVLAWLAAAESYPLVGTPSPPERLREYLETAAIGDEPIPTLVEYAGYSRSKLAHYVGDPKRFAAAVGTNKRFLETLDADPLTVSWPPDPAAELRWRTKELVAVVSRFAADETVARAREVHELTYEESYDRLRDAAVARAELTEDQRERLQRGVVEEELADAREERERVADCLDANPPLDD
- a CDS encoding amidohydrolase family protein — encoded protein: MTVLDWVDEPRIIDTHAHQPTAEFLEDAGGEMMRDAANRFGAEMETWSYEEMIAEYREHDIGRAVLLGWDAETNTGNPPVPNDYVAEVRDAHPEFFVGFGSVDPLKDDCVEEAVRCVEDLGLSGFKFQQIAQGFDPSDDEHRALFDAIEDLGVPVVFHGGNSTLGACSPGGRGLKIKYGDPMLIDDVAAEHPDLQILIAHPAYPWEKEQLAICQQKGNVYMDLSGWLPKYIDEQVLHYAKTVLQDKVMFGTDYPMIRPGRWFESFEEHFDASEEVKRKLLWENAERFLEL
- a CDS encoding class I SAM-dependent methyltransferase — its product is MEWDERYRTGTYPTDPEPSPALRAYLDELPDGRALDVAAGSGRNALFLAANGYRVDALDQSSEGLSIIDERARARGFTDRVETIRADATTYEFPESTYDLVTISYFRTLDRLADIKAALKPGGVLFYQHHLRADPPATVGPSTDRYRFDSNELLRACLDLTVLYYDESTEPRDDRQSATATIIARNTRGGAQSYPRSRAYK